A window of bacterium genomic DNA:
ATTCCAGCCATTATACCCTGTGCCGCCGCTTCTTCATAGCCAGATGTTCCATTAATCTGACCTGCGAAGAAGAGATTTTCTATAAGTTTGGACTCCAACGTAGGATAAAGTTGATGAGGTAAAACGTAATCGTATTCTATTGCGTAACCCCATCTCAGAACCTTAACGTTCTCAAGGCCGGGAATACTCCTCAACATCCTCAATTGATACTCAACGGGTATTGATGTAGAAACTCCATTTAAATAGTACTCAAAGGTGTCTCTTCCGTCTGGTTCAAGTATTACCCTGTGTGACTCGCGTTCAGCAAATTGAACCACCTTAACCTCAATGGATGGGCAATATCTTGGACCTATACCAACAATTTTCCCGGTGTATAAAGGTGAAAAGGCTAAGGACTCCATTATTATTTTGTGAGTTTCAGGTGTAGTTCTTGTAACATAACATGGTAACTGTTCAATTTCAAGTATCGGGTTTCTAAAGGAAAAACCTCGAGGTGGGTTATCACCTTCCTGAATTTCCATCTTTGAGAGATCTACGCTTCTAATATCAATTCTTGGAGATGTTCCTGTCTTAAATCTGCCAAGCTTAAATCCAAGATTTCTCAAATTCTTTGAAAGTTCAACGGAGGGAAATTCCCCCGCTCTTCCTGCGGCGAAAGAAACAAGTCCTATATGTATTATGCCATTCAAAAAGGTTCCAGTGGTCACAACAACAGAATGGGCATAGTATTCCATTCCCGATTTTGTTTTGACGCCTTTGACTTTTCTTCCTTCTACAAGAATCTCAATAACCTCGTCCTGCACTATTGTAATATTCTTTTCATTCTCCAGGACGGCTCTCATTCTTTCCCTGTATTTTTTCCTGTCGTTCTGACTTCTTAATGACCAGACTGCAGGGCCCTTGGAGGTATTAAGAAGTTTTACCTGAATTGCGGTTTCATCCGCAGCAACACCAATTTCTCCACCCAGTGCATCCACCTCTTTTACCAGATGCGACTTGGCAAGTCCACCTATGGATGGGTTACAGGACATCTGTCCAATCTGGTCAATATTTATTGTGATAACCAAAACCCTTCCACCCATTCTTGCAGCAGCAAGAGCAGCTTCAATACCTGCATGCCCCGCTCCAACAACAATCACATCATACTTTTCTTTTAAAATTTCCATTAGTGATAATGATAAAATCTCTAATTTGAACAGCCAAACTATTTCCGTTAGATTTATGCATATGAATGACTATGGAATTTATAAGATTCTGTATGAAATAGGAATATCGCTCTCGTCTCAACCAGACACTAACAAGCTTTTGGAAAAAATAGTGGACGAAGCGATAGAACTCGCAAAATGCGATGACGGAACAATATACATACTAAAGGATGATTACCTTGTCTTTAAGGTTTCAAAAAACAGAGTATTAAAACAACAATCTTTGGCTGACGACATTCTTGACATATTTTCGGTTAAAAAAATTCCACT
This region includes:
- the mnmG gene encoding tRNA uridine-5-carboxymethylaminomethyl(34) synthesis enzyme MnmG — protein: MEILKEKYDVIVVGAGHAGIEAALAAARMGGRVLVITINIDQIGQMSCNPSIGGLAKSHLVKEVDALGGEIGVAADETAIQVKLLNTSKGPAVWSLRSQNDRKKYRERMRAVLENEKNITIVQDEVIEILVEGRKVKGVKTKSGMEYYAHSVVVTTGTFLNGIIHIGLVSFAAGRAGEFPSVELSKNLRNLGFKLGRFKTGTSPRIDIRSVDLSKMEIQEGDNPPRGFSFRNPILEIEQLPCYVTRTTPETHKIIMESLAFSPLYTGKIVGIGPRYCPSIEVKVVQFAERESHRVILEPDGRDTFEYYLNGVSTSIPVEYQLRMLRSIPGLENVKVLRWGYAIEYDYVLPHQLYPTLESKLIENLFFAGQINGTSGYEEAAAQGIMAGINALLKIDGKDFVLSRSQAYIGVLIDDLVTKGTEEPYRLFTSRAEFRLVLRMDNACDRLMKYGYNLGLIKDFDYQQFLKQRETWLGLIERLKNIALRQREFNQKLESIGKPGLESSLSAYELLKRPEYNFDDLVKLGIVEDYPFYIKERVETEIKYEGYIKRMEKEIERFRELERFKIPEDFDYDQIPGISKEALSKLKTIRPQNLAQASRISGVNPSDIMVLYYYFENLKAKKK